One region of Deinococcus malanensis genomic DNA includes:
- a CDS encoding S8 family peptidase yields MRLSLSVVLSLPLLLAACGTPSTSSAPVPAADEPARSVPTSAPLVGLDNPLGIDGQYIVVFSQGEPSGVISAQATSLLSQALSAQDHDGLIRMLGLSEQGVSIRHLYAGTMQGFAGTLSAQNLSRLQADPRVKYIERDSRVLLRTTQTNATWGLDRIDQPALPLSGSFTYEQTGMGVTAYIIDTGINTAHTNFGGRAVWGTNTTGDGVNSDCQGHGTHVAGTVGSATWGVAKNVKLVAVKVLNCEGSGTTSGVIAGLNWAAQQRSGPAVANMSLGGGASQALDDAVASATNSGLTVVVAAGNSNVDACGSSPARAPSAVTVGSTTSTDARSSFSNYGSCLDLFAPGSNITSTWIGSTTATSASSGTSMASPHVAGAAALILQANPAYTPAQVSNALIANSASGKVTSAGTGSPNRLLQVSAPAAVSPTPSGTTYTGSVSKGTSSFKPGTSGFTYAGGTLKATLSAGSLTDFDLYLQKKTSSGSWMDVAASTGSTSSESITYAAGSGTYRWEVYAYWGSGSYTLTETR; encoded by the coding sequence ATGCGACTTTCCCTGAGTGTTGTACTGAGCCTGCCGCTGCTGCTGGCGGCTTGCGGAACCCCCTCGACCTCTTCTGCTCCTGTTCCTGCTGCCGACGAACCCGCGCGCAGTGTTCCCACTTCTGCTCCGCTCGTAGGCCTGGACAATCCCCTTGGCATCGACGGTCAGTACATTGTTGTGTTTTCCCAGGGCGAGCCCTCTGGGGTCATCAGCGCGCAGGCCACCAGTCTGCTCAGCCAGGCCCTGTCTGCCCAGGACCACGATGGCCTGATCCGCATGCTGGGCCTCAGCGAGCAGGGCGTGAGCATCAGGCACCTGTATGCCGGGACGATGCAGGGCTTCGCCGGCACCCTGAGCGCGCAGAATCTTTCCAGACTGCAGGCAGACCCACGCGTGAAATACATTGAGCGCGACAGCCGCGTGCTGCTCAGAACCACGCAGACCAACGCCACCTGGGGACTGGACCGGATTGACCAGCCGGCCCTGCCGCTGTCGGGCAGCTTCACCTACGAGCAGACTGGTATGGGTGTGACAGCGTACATCATCGACACCGGTATCAACACCGCGCATACCAACTTTGGCGGGCGTGCGGTCTGGGGCACCAACACCACCGGCGACGGCGTGAATTCGGACTGTCAGGGGCACGGCACGCACGTGGCCGGGACGGTCGGCAGTGCCACCTGGGGTGTGGCCAAGAACGTCAAACTTGTGGCTGTTAAAGTCCTGAACTGTGAAGGCTCGGGCACCACTTCCGGCGTGATCGCCGGACTGAACTGGGCTGCCCAGCAGCGCTCCGGGCCAGCCGTGGCCAACATGAGCCTGGGCGGCGGCGCCAGTCAGGCCCTGGACGACGCCGTGGCCAGCGCCACCAACAGCGGACTTACGGTGGTGGTCGCAGCGGGCAACAGTAACGTGGACGCCTGTGGCAGCAGTCCGGCGCGTGCGCCTTCGGCCGTCACGGTGGGCAGCACGACCAGCACCGATGCCCGCAGCAGCTTTTCCAACTACGGCTCCTGCCTGGATCTGTTTGCGCCGGGCAGCAACATTACCAGCACCTGGATCGGTTCGACCACCGCCACCAGCGCCAGCAGCGGCACCAGTATGGCTTCCCCGCACGTGGCCGGCGCGGCAGCCCTGATCCTCCAGGCCAACCCGGCCTACACGCCAGCGCAGGTAAGCAACGCCCTGATCGCCAACAGCGCTTCGGGCAAGGTCACGAGCGCCGGTACTGGCAGCCCCAACCGCCTGCTGCAGGTGAGCGCCCCGGCTGCAGTCTCCCCCACACCGTCAGGCACGACCTACACCGGATCGGTCAGCAAGGGCACGAGCAGCTTCAAGCCCGGCACCAGCGGCTTCACTTATGCCGGCGGTACCCTGAAGGCCACCCTCAGCGCCGGCAGTCTGACGGACTTCGATCTGTATCTGCAGAAGAAAACTTCCAGTGGAAGCTGGATGGACGT
- a CDS encoding RluA family pseudouridine synthase — MPLNSGYAYVTPVQVSGVSVLDFLSAHYRHSAPEVWATRLALGEVEVDGRTVAGAECLRAGQTLVWHRPPWQEEDAPLHFSVLHEDSALLAVHKPSGLPTLPGGGFLEHTLLAVVRASYPGASPLHRLGRGTSGVVLFSRGGAVGSSLSRAWREQDVRKVYRALASGQAAQDETEITAPIGPVPHPRLGDVYAATPSGKPSRSVARVVERRREATLFDVQIFTGRPHQIRVHLASIGQPLVGDPLYAPGGLPRPELPGLPGDLGYLLHAHTLSFTHPVSGQVITVTAPAPAALEPAAI, encoded by the coding sequence ATGCCGCTGAATTCCGGATACGCCTATGTCACGCCTGTGCAGGTCAGTGGCGTCAGCGTGCTGGACTTTCTGAGTGCGCATTACCGGCACTCGGCGCCGGAGGTCTGGGCCACACGTCTGGCCCTGGGCGAGGTGGAGGTCGACGGCCGGACCGTGGCGGGGGCCGAGTGCCTGCGGGCCGGACAGACGCTGGTCTGGCACCGCCCACCCTGGCAGGAAGAGGACGCGCCGCTGCACTTCAGTGTGCTGCACGAGGACAGCGCCCTTCTGGCGGTCCACAAGCCCTCGGGGCTGCCGACCCTGCCCGGCGGGGGCTTTCTGGAGCACACCCTGCTGGCGGTGGTGCGCGCAAGCTATCCAGGGGCCTCCCCGCTTCATCGTCTGGGCCGGGGCACGTCGGGCGTGGTGCTGTTTTCGCGCGGTGGGGCAGTCGGCTCCTCGCTTTCCAGGGCCTGGCGTGAACAGGACGTGCGCAAGGTCTACCGCGCCCTGGCCAGCGGTCAGGCAGCACAGGACGAAACCGAAATCACGGCGCCCATCGGGCCGGTCCCGCACCCCCGGCTGGGCGATGTGTATGCCGCCACCCCGTCCGGCAAACCCTCACGGTCGGTGGCGCGGGTCGTGGAACGCCGCCGCGAGGCGACCCTGTTCGATGTTCAGATCTTCACCGGCAGACCGCACCAGATCCGCGTCCATCTGGCCAGCATCGGTCAGCCACTGGTCGGCGACCCCCTGTATGCTCCCGGAGGCCTGCCAAGACCAGAGCTTCCCGGTCTGCCCGGCGACCTGGGATACCTGCTGCACGCGCACACGCTGAGCTTCACTCATCCGGTCAGCGGTCAGGTCATAACTGTGACTGCTCCGGCTCCAGCCGCACTGGAACCCGCAGCAATCTAG
- a CDS encoding FAD-dependent oxidoreductase, with product MFGPPTPRSRPQPGHLYDVAVVGAGLGGTELAWRLARAGQDVLLVSQALDHLGNLYQPTIQGAAFPEGSVFAQVEQQMAPDTDGWTFHRLLKAEIEATSGIHLLQSTVTALDEEDDQVVISTWEGPKLHARTVVLAVGAFLKGRLLIGDTMEDAGRLSEVAYDFLAEDLIASGVWLIGAEQTAAGVDAAPAYDVRFLTPAPGELDGFRIKRLDRVRMLGRCMPGEHTYGSVLRDAARLAAELLDSQREPT from the coding sequence ATGTTTGGCCCCCCTACTCCCCGCAGCCGCCCGCAGCCGGGGCACCTTTACGACGTGGCCGTCGTGGGCGCCGGCCTGGGCGGCACCGAACTTGCCTGGCGTCTGGCCCGCGCCGGGCAGGATGTCCTGCTGGTGTCACAGGCACTTGACCACCTGGGCAACCTGTATCAGCCGACCATTCAGGGCGCAGCTTTCCCGGAAGGCAGCGTGTTTGCGCAGGTTGAACAGCAGATGGCGCCGGACACCGACGGCTGGACCTTCCACCGGCTGCTCAAGGCTGAAATCGAGGCCACCAGCGGCATTCATCTGCTGCAAAGCACCGTGACCGCCCTGGACGAGGAGGACGATCAGGTCGTGATCTCCACCTGGGAAGGCCCCAAGCTGCACGCCCGGACGGTGGTGCTGGCGGTGGGGGCCTTCCTGAAGGGCCGGCTGCTGATCGGGGACACCATGGAAGATGCCGGGCGCCTGTCCGAAGTCGCCTATGATTTCCTGGCCGAGGATCTGATTGCCAGCGGTGTGTGGCTGATCGGGGCCGAGCAGACCGCTGCTGGCGTGGACGCCGCTCCGGCCTACGACGTGCGCTTCCTGACGCCCGCGCCAGGAGAACTTGATGGCTTCCGCATCAAACGCCTCGACCGGGTGCGTATGCTGGGCCGCTGCATGCCGGGTGAGCACACCTACGGCAGTGTGCTGCGCGACGCGGCGCGGCTGGCCGCCGAGCTGCTGGACAGCCAGAGAGAGCCCACGTGA
- the trmB gene encoding tRNA (guanine(46)-N(7))-methyltransferase TrmB, with protein sequence MIFRLSDFHFPDPAARLYPETPDRPWVLEVGFGDGRFWPHFARTFPQPPNYLGVEISGVSLLKAHRRLKEAGLDNAVVTKLPADVLVREVIPHAALDIIVVNFPDPWPKAGHTEHRLLRAPFFQLAASRLRPGGAVLLTTDHDEYFEFACAEAENSGVMAVDTVQAPPAAALETKYALKWRDLGLGAHHARFTPTAHPQVPHGTTAPYPELENDVPHAVLTLPASFEPAHFAKQTTRGQNWTVVLLDLYSSLRRDGWVALAHVVEGELTQEVLVGITRREDGSHLVRLAKFGGPIITPGVKAAVGAVTTWLESEGAAIRHRGY encoded by the coding sequence GTGATTTTCCGCCTGTCTGATTTTCATTTTCCCGACCCCGCCGCGCGGCTGTACCCAGAAACGCCCGACCGGCCCTGGGTGCTGGAAGTGGGCTTTGGCGACGGGCGCTTCTGGCCTCACTTTGCGCGCACTTTCCCGCAGCCGCCGAACTACCTGGGAGTGGAGATCAGCGGGGTCTCGCTGCTCAAGGCCCACCGCCGGCTTAAGGAGGCCGGACTGGATAACGCCGTCGTGACCAAGCTGCCCGCCGACGTGCTGGTGCGTGAGGTGATTCCGCATGCGGCGCTGGACATCATAGTCGTGAACTTCCCGGACCCCTGGCCAAAGGCCGGTCACACCGAGCACCGCCTGTTGCGCGCTCCATTTTTCCAGCTGGCGGCAAGCCGTCTGAGGCCCGGCGGCGCTGTGCTGCTGACCACCGACCACGACGAGTACTTCGAGTTCGCCTGCGCCGAGGCCGAGAACAGCGGGGTCATGGCCGTGGACACCGTTCAGGCGCCGCCGGCCGCGGCGCTGGAAACCAAGTACGCCCTGAAATGGCGTGACCTGGGCCTGGGCGCCCACCATGCGCGTTTCACGCCCACCGCTCACCCACAGGTGCCTCACGGCACCACCGCTCCCTATCCCGAACTGGAGAATGACGTGCCCCACGCTGTCCTGACCCTGCCTGCAAGCTTTGAGCCCGCCCATTTTGCCAAGCAGACCACGCGGGGCCAGAACTGGACCGTGGTGCTGCTCGACCTGTACAGCAGCCTGCGCCGCGACGGGTGGGTCGCCCTGGCCCACGTCGTGGAAGGCGAGTTGACGCAGGAGGTCCTGGTGGGCATCACCCGGCGTGAGGACGGCTCCCACTTGGTGCGCCTGGCCAAATTTGGAGGGCCGATCATCACACCCGGCGTGAAGGCCGCGGTCGGCGCGGTAACCACCTGGCTGGAGAGTGAGGGCGCCGCGATCCGTCACCGAGGGTACTGA
- a CDS encoding class I SAM-dependent methyltransferase, which yields MRYLRKRVHDSDLKFSHYPMTELLPAVRRALLDRGEVTLTIADPDAGVGLYAGEITPAGVHRPWSTWTDLADLLGAHLLTPERAGEGLVRVRLRAQAHSADPDAAGYGAQGDWARVDKLEDPVFLFTLVEALRRAGPPQGGRVLSLGVNAGRELDALALAFPARSFDVHGVDLDASALVAARQRHPDMMVHELDVTTLPQSSLGRFDLVLALSLLQSPGIRQDVLLSALWRHHLTPAGGLVLGYPNARYRDGTLSYGARVRNYRRPDLSLMAADVTDARRRLQRQGFKVFVTGKYEVLVTAIPSEATTPTGLEL from the coding sequence ATGCGGTACCTTCGAAAGCGCGTGCACGATTCCGACCTGAAGTTCAGCCACTACCCCATGACCGAGTTGCTGCCCGCCGTGCGACGTGCGCTGCTGGACAGGGGAGAGGTCACGTTGACGATCGCGGACCCGGATGCTGGCGTGGGTCTGTATGCCGGTGAGATCACGCCGGCCGGGGTGCACCGGCCCTGGAGCACCTGGACAGATCTTGCGGACCTGCTGGGCGCGCACCTGTTGACCCCGGAACGCGCAGGGGAGGGGCTGGTGCGTGTGCGGTTGCGGGCCCAGGCTCACAGTGCAGATCCGGATGCGGCGGGTTACGGCGCGCAGGGTGACTGGGCGAGGGTGGACAAGCTGGAGGACCCGGTGTTCCTGTTTACGCTGGTCGAGGCGCTGCGGCGGGCAGGCCCGCCCCAGGGAGGGCGGGTGCTGTCCCTGGGGGTCAACGCCGGGCGCGAGCTTGATGCCCTGGCCCTGGCTTTCCCGGCCCGCTCGTTCGACGTCCACGGGGTGGATCTGGACGCCTCCGCCCTGGTGGCTGCCCGGCAGCGACATCCAGACATGATGGTTCACGAGCTGGACGTCACCACCCTGCCGCAGTCCAGTCTGGGCCGCTTCGATCTGGTGCTGGCCCTGAGTCTGCTGCAAAGCCCAGGGATCAGGCAGGACGTGCTGCTCAGCGCGCTGTGGCGGCACCACCTGACGCCCGCTGGCGGGCTGGTGCTGGGCTATCCGAATGCCCGCTATCGCGACGGCACCCTGTCGTATGGGGCGCGGGTGCGCAATTACCGGCGACCGGACCTCAGCCTGATGGCGGCCGACGTGACCGATGCCCGGCGCCGGTTGCAGCGCCAGGGATTCAAGGTGTTCGTGACCGGTAAGTACGAGGTACTGGTCACGGCCATCCCGTCTGAGGCGACCACCCCGACGGGTCTGGAACTCTAG
- a CDS encoding DUF3105 domain-containing protein, which produces MKRTLLPLLLLSLTACGNKGIEGAQTFKYAAGDHRSGSLVYNETPPAGGAHNPVWQNCGVYDQALYNEYAVHSLEHGAVWITYRPDLEAAQVTQLKALAEGRTYTLLSPYEGLDKPVVISAWGAQLKVDKADDARLKAFLDKYEQGATAPERGAPCSGGYSGTR; this is translated from the coding sequence ATGAAACGCACGTTGCTGCCACTGCTGCTCCTGAGCCTGACCGCCTGCGGAAACAAAGGAATCGAGGGAGCCCAGACCTTCAAATATGCCGCCGGTGACCACCGCAGCGGATCGCTGGTGTACAACGAGACGCCCCCGGCCGGCGGCGCCCACAATCCCGTCTGGCAGAACTGCGGGGTATACGATCAGGCGCTGTACAACGAATACGCGGTACACAGCCTGGAGCACGGCGCGGTGTGGATCACCTACCGCCCGGACCTGGAAGCCGCGCAGGTCACGCAGCTCAAGGCCCTGGCCGAGGGCCGCACCTATACCCTGCTGAGCCCCTATGAGGGCCTGGACAAACCCGTCGTGATCAGCGCCTGGGGCGCGCAGCTGAAGGTGGACAAGGCCGACGACGCCCGCCTGAAGGCCTTCCTCGACAAGTACGAGCAGGGGGCCACGGCACCAGAACGCGGCGCCCCGTGCTCGGGTGGCTACAGCGGCACCCGCTGA
- a CDS encoding MBL fold metallo-hydrolase RNA specificity domain-containing protein — protein sequence MHLQSFGAACTVTGSMHLLTLNTAGGQRRVLIDCGLFQGDDELEARNYEPFGFDAADLDAVILTHAHLDHVGRLPLLVRRGYRGAVYCTAPTAALAETVLLDSARLQVEGYRQDLRRARRQGRENEVLPPLYEEADVHRTLALLRPHLEFGEAAQIADVRVTPERAGHILGSAWLLLETPDARLIMSGDLGNRESGLQLDFTPPPAADAVVLETTYANRTHRPWAQTLAEFAGALRTSIRAGGKILIPSFAIERAQVILYTLKDLMDRGEVPRIPVFMDSPMAMRATYEYFEFGDELITPVREALQSGEDPFRPSTLHVVNTSAESQRLNRYDGPAIIMAGNGMMTGGRIQHHLKHHLWKPSTSLIIVSYQSPSSLGGRIVEGAETVRLIGEEVAVRAQVHTIGGFSAHADRDDLLAFLSTAGKPHVWLVHGETAVMSPFVPVLEQHGMKGDIVPDRQEVDLLGPGFAGGLPAGLMLDPQADPVRAGGGE from the coding sequence ATGCACCTTCAGAGTTTCGGGGCGGCCTGCACGGTTACCGGCAGCATGCATCTGCTGACGCTGAACACCGCCGGAGGCCAGCGACGCGTGCTGATCGACTGCGGCCTGTTCCAGGGGGACGACGAACTGGAGGCACGCAACTACGAGCCGTTTGGGTTTGACGCGGCAGATCTGGACGCGGTGATCCTGACGCACGCCCATCTGGACCACGTGGGGCGGCTGCCGCTGCTGGTGCGGCGGGGCTACCGGGGCGCGGTGTACTGCACCGCTCCGACGGCCGCACTGGCCGAGACCGTGCTGCTGGACTCTGCGCGGCTGCAGGTCGAGGGCTACCGCCAGGACCTGCGCCGCGCCCGGCGCCAGGGCCGCGAGAACGAAGTTCTTCCGCCGCTGTACGAGGAAGCTGACGTTCACCGCACGCTGGCACTGCTGCGGCCCCACCTGGAGTTCGGCGAGGCGGCCCAGATCGCCGACGTGCGGGTGACCCCTGAGCGGGCCGGGCACATTCTGGGCAGCGCCTGGCTGCTGCTGGAGACCCCGGACGCCCGGCTGATCATGAGCGGGGACCTGGGCAACCGTGAAAGCGGCCTGCAACTGGACTTCACCCCACCTCCTGCTGCCGACGCGGTGGTGCTGGAAACTACCTACGCCAACCGCACGCACCGGCCCTGGGCACAGACCCTGGCGGAGTTTGCCGGCGCCCTGCGCACCAGCATCCGCGCCGGCGGGAAGATCCTGATTCCCAGTTTCGCCATTGAACGGGCGCAGGTCATTCTGTACACCCTCAAGGACCTGATGGACCGTGGCGAGGTTCCGCGTATTCCGGTCTTCATGGATTCACCCATGGCCATGCGCGCCACCTACGAGTATTTCGAGTTCGGCGACGAGCTGATTACCCCGGTGCGGGAAGCCCTTCAGAGCGGCGAGGACCCCTTCCGTCCCAGCACCCTGCATGTGGTGAACACCAGCGCCGAATCGCAGCGCCTCAACCGCTACGACGGTCCGGCCATCATCATGGCGGGCAACGGCATGATGACCGGCGGGCGCATCCAGCACCACCTCAAGCACCACCTGTGGAAACCCAGCACCAGCCTGATTATCGTGTCGTACCAGTCCCCCAGCAGCCTGGGGGGCCGGATCGTGGAGGGCGCCGAAACGGTGCGGCTGATCGGGGAAGAGGTGGCTGTGCGTGCCCAGGTGCATACCATCGGGGGCTTCAGCGCGCATGCTGACCGCGACGATCTGCTGGCCTTCCTGAGCACCGCCGGCAAGCCGCACGTGTGGCTGGTCCACGGCGAAACGGCGGTCATGAGCCCCTTTGTACCTGTGCTGGAGCAGCATGGTATGAAGGGCGACATCGTGCCCGACCGCCAGGAAGTGGACCTGCTGGGGCCCGGCTTTGCAGGCGGCCTGCCTGCGGGGCTCATGCTGGACCCGCAGGCTGATCCGGTGCGGGCTGGCGGCGGAGAATAA
- a CDS encoding universal stress protein, with protein MTQSATPFERIVVGLDFSPSSLYALDVARARFPGAQLLLLHVTDARVSAAPDLMGGVTPAAPDPTLLHTMESADAERLSAVALEGEETVQLVGDPVTGILETARSWGAELIVVGTHAQGALEHFFVGSSAEKVVARSPIPVLTVRVGTGGRQP; from the coding sequence ATGACCCAGTCCGCCACACCTTTTGAGAGGATCGTTGTCGGCCTTGATTTCTCACCGTCCAGTCTGTATGCGCTCGACGTGGCCCGGGCCCGGTTTCCCGGAGCGCAGCTGCTGCTGCTGCACGTGACCGACGCCCGCGTGAGCGCTGCCCCCGACCTGATGGGCGGGGTCACACCGGCCGCGCCCGACCCGACGCTGCTGCACACCATGGAGAGCGCCGACGCCGAACGCCTGTCTGCCGTGGCCCTGGAGGGTGAGGAAACCGTGCAGCTGGTCGGAGACCCGGTGACCGGCATTCTGGAAACGGCGCGCAGCTGGGGCGCCGAGCTGATCGTGGTCGGGACCCACGCCCAGGGCGCGCTGGAACACTTCTTTGTGGGCAGCAGCGCCGAGAAGGTCGTGGCCCGCAGCCCCATTCCGGTGCTGACCGTGCGCGTCGGTACGGGTGGTCGCCAGCCATGA
- a CDS encoding lactate/malate family dehydrogenase, with amino-acid sequence MKVSIVGSGLVGATAAYALTLRGSCSELVLTDKDEKRAQAEAQDIAHASPVSHGTRVSSGPTEALQGSRVVIVAAGANQKPGESRLDLTGKNAAIFRELIPQVAACAPGSVLLIATNPVDALTDLATRLAPDHAVLGSGTVLDSARFRHLIARHAGVDPTHVHGYVLGEHGDSEVLAWSTVTVAGLPVDEFMAARGLPWTPEMRAEIETGTRDAAAHIIDGKRATYYGIGASLARITERILGDRRAVLTVSAPTPEFGVSLSLPRIVSAGGVQGTVMPRLTSEEQRALEASARVLREASAGLEG; translated from the coding sequence ATGAAGGTGAGCATTGTCGGTTCAGGGCTGGTGGGGGCGACCGCTGCCTACGCGCTGACCCTGCGCGGCTCGTGCAGTGAACTGGTGCTCACCGACAAGGACGAGAAACGTGCCCAAGCCGAGGCTCAGGACATCGCCCACGCCTCCCCGGTCAGTCACGGGACCCGGGTCAGCAGCGGCCCCACCGAGGCCCTGCAGGGCAGCCGCGTGGTGATCGTCGCTGCGGGAGCCAACCAGAAACCCGGCGAGAGCCGCCTGGACCTCACCGGGAAGAATGCCGCCATCTTCCGCGAATTGATTCCTCAGGTGGCCGCATGCGCCCCAGGGTCCGTGCTGCTGATTGCCACCAACCCGGTGGACGCCCTGACCGATCTGGCCACCCGGCTGGCCCCCGACCACGCGGTGCTGGGGTCAGGGACCGTGCTGGACAGCGCGCGCTTCCGCCACCTGATCGCCCGCCATGCAGGAGTCGACCCCACCCACGTGCATGGCTACGTGCTGGGCGAGCATGGCGACAGCGAGGTCCTGGCCTGGAGCACGGTCACGGTTGCCGGACTGCCGGTCGACGAGTTCATGGCTGCCCGGGGCCTGCCCTGGACACCGGAAATGCGCGCCGAGATCGAGACCGGCACGCGTGACGCCGCCGCACACATCATTGACGGCAAGCGCGCCACCTACTACGGCATCGGCGCCTCGCTGGCCCGCATCACCGAGCGCATTCTGGGTGACCGGCGTGCGGTACTGACCGTCAGCGCACCCACCCCGGAGTTCGGGGTAAGCCTCAGCCTGCCGCGCATTGTCAGTGCCGGTGGGGTACAGGGTACCGTGATGCCTCGCCTGACGTCCGAAGAACAGCGGGCGCTGGAAGCCAGCGCCCGGGTGCTCAGGGAGGCGTCGGCCGGCCTGGAGGGGTAG
- a CDS encoding LptA/OstA family protein: MRSSASLLTLGLLVLVAVAPAPLAQTNGQPASPPSPAAPAAPSAPATPSTEPDAQPTGCVEGAETSCTELVRKGNDGKERRISILRTGTSDETGIDAVCGPREGEPEGTPTLLVLSESSPRGIEISIDKNLIRVPLAIVTQKEAGEGARSDGRIEASAGTARVLEEVPAGATDRLALCGVEATPKPAPDTVLVTQGRTQLKGQKLVYDEADGVARIDGPISFTRENGQDSLSGTSQRIEVNVDAETTTLVGGVVLNSAGGRVSRATRVEYDDTRNLARLIGTPEQPAESVKGGDKLRAGMILYDLDRNEVYAVKAEGGTITGEFQEQEEAPATVPAPPATTTPPAATPPGRPTPP, from the coding sequence ATGCGCTCCTCTGCTTCCCTGCTGACGCTGGGTCTGCTGGTGCTGGTGGCTGTCGCGCCGGCGCCACTGGCCCAGACCAATGGTCAGCCGGCTTCTCCCCCGAGCCCGGCGGCTCCAGCGGCTCCGTCTGCGCCTGCTACGCCCTCCACCGAGCCTGACGCACAGCCCACCGGCTGTGTGGAGGGTGCCGAAACCTCCTGCACGGAACTGGTTCGCAAAGGCAACGACGGCAAGGAGCGCCGGATCAGCATTCTGCGGACCGGTACCAGCGATGAGACGGGCATCGATGCGGTGTGTGGTCCCCGGGAAGGGGAACCGGAAGGTACCCCGACCCTGCTGGTGCTGAGTGAATCCAGCCCACGCGGCATCGAGATCAGCATCGACAAGAACCTGATCCGGGTTCCGCTGGCCATCGTGACCCAGAAGGAAGCCGGCGAGGGTGCCAGGAGCGACGGCCGCATCGAAGCCAGTGCCGGCACCGCCCGCGTGCTGGAAGAGGTTCCGGCCGGCGCCACCGACCGGCTGGCACTGTGTGGGGTCGAAGCCACGCCGAAACCCGCACCCGACACGGTGCTGGTCACGCAGGGACGTACGCAGCTCAAGGGCCAGAAACTGGTCTATGACGAGGCCGACGGGGTCGCCCGTATCGACGGCCCGATCAGCTTTACCCGCGAGAACGGCCAGGACTCCCTGAGCGGCACCAGCCAGCGCATCGAGGTGAACGTGGACGCCGAAACCACCACCCTGGTCGGCGGCGTGGTGCTCAACAGTGCCGGCGGACGGGTCAGCCGGGCCACCCGCGTGGAATACGACGACACCCGGAACCTCGCGCGGCTGATCGGCACCCCGGAGCAGCCGGCCGAGAGCGTCAAGGGCGGGGACAAGCTGCGTGCCGGCATGATCCTGTACGACCTGGACCGCAATGAGGTCTATGCCGTCAAGGCCGAGGGCGGCACCATCACCGGCGAATTTCAGGAGCAGGAGGAGGCGCCAGCCACCGTGCCTGCTCCCCCGGCGACCACAACGCCGCCAGCCGCTACCCCTCCAGGCCGGCCGACGCCTCCCTGA
- a CDS encoding LptA/OstA family protein: MKRTVLIAAMLTTAATTVLAQNAQTRRLEVTGAPRGDLRNGPLTYTGSPVNAKVSTLTIRASQAVVTAPTGTPLVQAEGKKTGTFTGTVQVNRGRLSARGEKLTYSEASGQGVLSGTPSASFAPERKEDGDTVTIRAAQMSLDVDNNLSTSTGNVSLTNGIQSGRAEKLIFDEDRELAQLTGTPSLTRAAKGNQKELVITGQEVRALTKNKTLYVRGGVKLVQGTTTTTGDAVYYDDRKNVAYVVGNAVSTDSKSGAKIVAPASGHIEQNTALGRVLRKNATYKIPTEQFKLRTEK; encoded by the coding sequence ATGAAACGTACTGTTCTTATTGCCGCCATGCTGACCACTGCCGCCACCACCGTTCTGGCCCAGAACGCCCAGACCCGCCGCCTGGAAGTCACCGGCGCGCCGCGTGGTGACCTGCGCAACGGACCGCTGACCTACACCGGCAGCCCGGTCAATGCCAAGGTCAGCACCCTGACCATCCGCGCCTCGCAGGCGGTGGTCACTGCTCCGACCGGTACACCACTTGTGCAGGCCGAGGGTAAGAAGACCGGCACCTTTACCGGCACGGTTCAGGTCAACCGGGGACGCCTGAGTGCCAGGGGCGAGAAGCTGACCTACAGCGAAGCCAGCGGCCAGGGCGTGCTCAGCGGCACCCCCAGCGCCAGCTTTGCCCCTGAGCGTAAGGAAGACGGTGACACCGTGACCATCCGGGCCGCGCAGATGAGCCTGGATGTGGACAACAACCTGTCCACCAGCACGGGAAACGTCTCCCTTACCAATGGCATCCAGAGCGGCCGTGCAGAGAAGCTGATCTTCGACGAGGACCGTGAACTGGCCCAGCTGACCGGCACCCCCAGCCTGACGCGCGCGGCTAAGGGCAACCAGAAGGAACTGGTGATCACCGGGCAGGAAGTCCGCGCGCTGACTAAGAACAAGACGCTGTACGTTCGCGGCGGCGTGAAGCTGGTGCAGGGCACGACCACCACTACTGGCGACGCCGTGTACTACGACGATCGGAAGAACGTCGCGTACGTGGTGGGCAACGCGGTCAGCACCGACAGCAAGAGTGGCGCCAAGATCGTGGCGCCCGCCAGCGGTCACATCGAGCAGAACACCGCACTGGGGCGCGTTCTGCGCAAGAACGCCACTTATAAGATTCCTACGGAACAGTTCAAACTGCGCACCGAGAAGTAA